In Elgaria multicarinata webbii isolate HBS135686 ecotype San Diego chromosome 19, rElgMul1.1.pri, whole genome shotgun sequence, a genomic segment contains:
- the FUT7 gene encoding alpha-(1,3)-fucosyltransferase 7, whose protein sequence is MVLYPDLTRPPGVSLLGAVLCTMAFISFSSPSRAQALRNPPLMVLIWDWPFGRVLNLSSDICAVHYGIEGCWLTHNRSLYGQADVVAFHHRELQRSRPHLPKPRPHPGQKWLWISLESPKHTQALAGWNGTEWNWVMSYRQDADIFVPYGKLVPRTSDTVEIPEKTGLVSWVTSNYHHTQERARMHRSLSKHIKIDVFGKASRKRLCPDCLLPTISKYKFYLAFENSIHLDYISEKLWRNALLAGAVPVVLGPPRANYQRFLPAEAFIHVDDFSSAKELAHFLTAMNETSYRRYYEWKRSYAVKLYDNWQERFCLICQHYPSLPKEKVYPSLERWFWN, encoded by the coding sequence ATGGTCTTGTACCCCGATCTGACGAGGCCTCCCGGCGTGTCCCTTCTTGGTGCCGTGCTCTGCACGATGGCCTTCATCTCGTTCAGCAGCCCCAGCAGAGCTCAGGCCCTCCGCAACCCCCCACTGATGGTCCTGATTTGGGACTGGCCCTTTGGACGAGTCTTGAACTTGAGCAGTGACATCTGCGCTGTGCACTACGGCATAGAGGGCTGCTGGTTGACCCACAACCGCAGCTTGTACGGCCAAGCGGACGTCGTGGCATTCCACCACCGAGAACTCCAGAGGAGTAGGCCACATCTCCCAAAACCGAGGCCTCACCCGGGGCAAAAGTGGCTCTGGATCTCCTTGGAGTCCCCGAAACATACCCAAGCCCTGGCTGGCTGGAATGGGACGGAATGGAACTGGGTCATGTCATACAGGCAGGACGCGGACATCTTTGTCCCATACGGGAAGCTCGTGCCTCGGACCTCAGATACGGTGGAGATCCCAGAGAAAACCGGCTTAGTGTCCTGGGTGACCAGCAATTACCACCACACCCAAGAAAGAGCCCGGATGCACCGCAGCCTCTCCAAGCACATCAAGATCGATGTCTTCGGAAAAGCAAGTAGAAAGCGGCTCTGCCCGGACTGCCTGTTGCCGACCATCTCCAAATACAAGTTCTACCTTGCCTTCGAGAACTCCATCCACCTGGACTACATCTCGGAGAAGCTCTGGAGGAACGCCCTCCTCGCCGGGGCTGTCCCTGTGGTCTTGGGACCGCCCAGAGCCAACTACCAGCGGTTCCTCCCCGCCGAGGCCTTCATCCACGTGGATGATTTCAGCTCTGCAAAAGAACTCGCCCACTTCCTTACCGCCATGAACGAAACCAGCTACCGGCGCTACTACGAATGGAAGCGGAGCTATGCGGTGAAGCTTTATGACAACTGGCAGGAACGGTTCTGTCTCATCTGCCAGCACTATCCCAGCTTGCCCAAGGAGAAAGTCTACCCGAGTTTGGAGCGATGGTTCTGGAATTAG